Proteins found in one Pseudomonas frederiksbergensis genomic segment:
- a CDS encoding DUF6429 family protein: MGSRKKSGAQHPASAKRFEYGVHGALTLHEHGFISNPVNKNKSIWLTAEGLERGRQIADRLFGVRTQGEHASNPDT; encoded by the coding sequence ATGGGCTCCAGAAAGAAATCGGGAGCACAGCATCCGGCATCAGCTAAGCGCTTTGAATATGGGGTTCATGGAGCGCTTACATTGCATGAACATGGTTTCATCAGTAATCCTGTGAACAAGAACAAATCGATTTGGTTGACGGCGGAAGGGCTGGAGCGAGGTCGGCAGATAGCCGACCGGTTGTTTGGGGTGAGAACTCAAGGGGAGCATGCATCCAACCCTGATACCTGA
- a CDS encoding portal protein: MLRIPPPLMGVIPQKAGRFGAACDATQVWAMDELAPEQARLLKINESLCKK; the protein is encoded by the coding sequence ATGCTGCGCATACCGCCGCCGTTGATGGGCGTGATCCCGCAGAAGGCAGGTAGGTTCGGAGCCGCATGTGACGCAACTCAGGTATGGGCTATGGATGAGCTTGCGCCAGAGCAAGCCAGACTGCTGAAGATCAATGAATCGCTGTGCAAGAAGTGA